One window of Nasonia vitripennis strain AsymCx unplaced genomic scaffold, Nvit_psr_1.1 unplaced0248, whole genome shotgun sequence genomic DNA carries:
- the LOC100115808 gene encoding N-alpha-acetyltransferase daf-31: protein MSDTFRTNFRTQTGDFNTILIKMSINIRCANTEDLLNIQHCNLQCLPENYQMKYYLYHALSWPQLSYVAEDEKNRIVGYVLAKMEEDCEDNPHGHITSLAVKRSHRRLGIAQKLMNQASRAMVECFGAKYVSLHVRRSNRAALNLYTSSLHFQVSEVEPKYYADGEDAYAMKRDLTNFKQDCHSSKESTSVDFYSSNKKCCEHNE from the coding sequence ATTTTAATACAATACTCATAAAAATGTCAATCAATATCAGATGCGCCAATACTGAggatttattaaatattcagcATTGTAATTTGCAGTGCTTGCCAGAAAATTATCAAATGAAATACTATTTATATCATGCTCTGTCATGGCCTCAATTAAGTTATGTAGCTGAAGATGAAAAAAACCGCATAGttggatatgttttagctaaaATGGAAGAAGATTGTGAAGATAATCCGCATGGTCATATTACAAGTTTAGCGGTTAAAAGATCTCATCGAAGATTAGGCATTGCTCAAAAACTAATGAATCAAGCTTCTAGAGCAATGGTTGAATGTTTTGGAGCAAAGTATGTATCCTTGCATGTACGAAGAAGCAATCGTGCTGCCTTAAATTTGTATACAAGTAGTTTACATTTTCAAGTTTCTGAAGTAGAACCAAAGTATTATGCTGATGGTGAAGATGCTTATGCCATGAAAAGAGATTTAACAAACTTTAAGCAAGATTGTCATTCATCAAAGGAAAGCACAAGTGTAGATTTTTATTCATCAAATAAGAAATGTTGCGAGCACAATGAATAA